CCCGTATGGAGGTAGCCAACCGCAAGTACCGTTTCCGGGTGTTAAACGCATCAAGTTCCCGCTCTTATGGACTTGCTCTGAGTACAGGTGATGCGTTGACTGTGATTGGTACTGATGGTGGGTTAATGTCTGCACCAGTGAATACTCAAAACATACGTCTTGCTCCGGCAGAACGCTATGACTTAATTATCGATTTCTCCAGATATCCTTTGGGGACTCAGGTAGAACTGCAAAATCTTCCACTACCAAATAACCTTGTTTTCGCCAACACAGACAAAATTATGCGCTTTGATGTAGTGCGATCCGAAACAGATGACAGCGTTGTTCCTAGCACACTACGCAATATTCAATCCATTCCAGAATCCTCAGCTGTACGAACTCGCGACTTCACGGTGCAGCAGAGAGCTGATGGAGTTTGGGCGATCAACGGTAATGGGTGGGACCGAAATCGAGTCGATGCAAATCCTCAACTAGAAGATGTGGAAATATGGACATTTAGAAACACCGCAAATCTCTCGTTTCATCCAATGCACCTCCACCTCATTGATGCTCGAATACTTGACCGTAATGGTCAACCGCCTTTTCCTTATGAGGTTGGCCTGAAGGATGTCTTCTACGTTGGTGAAAACGAGACAGTACGCGTGATTGGGAGGTTTAGACCTTTTGCGGGTAAATTTATGTACCATTGCCACAACATGGTTCATGAAGACCGCGACATGATGAGTCAGTTTCAAGTGGGGCAAGGTGGGATTAATCCGATGTCAGCCCCAGCCAGACCGCTTCCAGCACCACCGCTTTAAATTTATATTTCCTCAAGCCAGGAGTGTCAAACCGTTAATGAAAGCGCATGGTGGCGGATGTGATCCTCAATAAAACTGGCGATGAAATAATAACTGTGGTCATAGCCGTCTTGATAACGCAAGTTTAGCGGCTGGTTAACTGCTGCACAAACTTGCTCAAACACCTCAGGTAGCAACTGCTGACTAAGAAATTTATCCGCCGTACCTTGATCGATGAGAATGGGACTGTGGTATTCTGTTTGCCTGACCAATTCACTGGCATCATAAGCACGCCAACTTTCCTTATCCTCACCAAGGTATCGGCTAAACGCCTTTTCACCCCAAGGACACCGCATTGGTGCGGCGATGGGTGCAAAAGCTGAGACTGATTTGTATTGCTGAGGATTTCTCAAAGCGCAAACAAGCGCACCATGTCCCCCCATTGAATGACCGAAAATACCTTGTTTCTCTGGTTGTGCAGGAAAATGTTCGGCAATCAAAGCAGGCAATTCTTGCACAACATAACTATACATTCGGTAGTGAGACGCCCAAGGTTCAACAGTTGCATCCACATAAAAGCCAGCACCTGTGCCAAAGTCCGAGTCGTCATCCTCACCAGGAATACCAGTGTTGCGGGGACTAGTATCTGGTGCAACCAGCATGATACCGTATTTTGCCGCATATTGCTGTGCCCCTGCTTTAATCATAAAGTTTTCTTCTGTGGAAGCCAAACCAGAGAGGAAATAAAGAACTGGTACTGGTTTTTGGGTGGCTTGCGGTGGTTGGTAGACAGCAAAGCGCATTTCCCCGTTACAGGTAGAGGAGGGATGACTATAGAAGCCGAGTTTACCACCGAAGGATTTATATTCTGAGGTGAGGTTGGGGTTAGTCATGAGTGTTTAGTTAGTGTTCAAATCTCGATAAATTCTAACCCCAAGGGTTCCTAATGTAGTAAGTTACAATCAATACGTTGTAGTAAATTTTCTAACATTATCGTAGTTCGCCGTAATACCCCATCCGCCATGCGGTGGGGATGTAAGGCGGTGAGTGACGATTGTATCTGTGCTTAATTTACCCGCAGGGGAAAGAGAGCACAAGATGCATGAGGAACGAACTATCTGTGTGTTGATTCACGGAGAGTTTTGATATGGTCTCTAAGGATTTCAGCCATTGACAAGTTTTTTCTTTCGGAACAGTTTTTGAGGATTTCATACTCTTCCTCGGTAACGTTGAATTGTATTTTTTTCAGTCTAGCCACTTGAAGTACTCCAAATTATACTCCATAATTAGAGTATATAGTACAGGCTGAAAAACCGCTAGCACGCGACAATGAAAACTCTGGAGTGACTCCAAGCGACTGGCTAGTAAAGTAGTAATGCTCAGTGGGTAGGGAAAGTCCACTTTAAAAACCCAGTCCTTGTCTAACAGACCTGGCGTGAACCTAGAAGAAAAAACAACTTAAAATCACAGCGTACGGCGGGGCACGCCGGAACGCGAGGAAAAGGAGAGGAACGGAATTCTAAGACACTCTCTGCAAAGTACTCGAAAGCTTGGGGACAGATGCCCTCTAGGTCTTTCGTAAACTGACTCGATACTTGGTCACCAACGACGGGTATTTGGTTTAGATACTGCCAGAAAGTAGTCGGCGACTATGATTTGGATACGAAGGTTTACGGTTGCTGGACGAACCAAGAATCCCCATCCGCCATGCGGTGGGGAGTGTCAATCCAGCTAAAGTGAATATTATCACCGTTGAAACTCAATTACTTCCTGGTTAAGAGTGTGGTCTCAACTAGACCATTTATCACCACAAGGCTTAAGTTTCAAGACTATTTTTAAAAAAAATTCGAGACATGGGACAAACTATTACTCAAGTAGATGCATTTAGCAACACACCTTTTGCAGGTAACCCGGCTGCCGTCTGCATTTTACCTACTCCCCAGTCTGAGGACTGGATGCAAAAGGTGGCGCAAGAGATGAATTTATCTGAGACTGCGTTTTTGGTGAGGCAGGAAGATGGTTTTGCGCTGCGCTGGTTTACGCCTACAACAGAAGTGCCATTATGTGGTCATGCTACCCTAGCTAGCGCTCATGTTCTTTGGTCACAGGGGCATCTTTTGCCAGATGAGGTGGCTCGTTTCCACACCAAGAGCGGAGTGCTGATTGCTAAAAAGCATGGAAATTGGATTGAACTCGATTTTCCTGTAAATTATTCAGAAGAAATAGCCGCTCCTCCTGAACTCGGTGAAGCTTTGGGTGTTCCAATCAGAACGGTGATGAAAAATTCCTTGGGTTATCTGGTGGAGGTCGAGTCTGAAGATTTAGTGCGACAAATGCAGCCGAACTTCCAGCTACTCAAAGCGTTACCCCTTGCCAAGGTTATTGTTACTAGTTTAACACACGAAGACTCAGAATACGATTTTGTTTCTCGCTTTTTTGCACCGGGAGTGGGAATTAATGAAGACCCAGTGACTGGGGCTGCTCACTGTTGTCTGGCTCCGTTTTGGCGCGATCGCCTTGGCAAAGATGAGTTTTTAGCATATCAAGCGTCTAGTCGGGGCGGTGTCTTGAAGGTGCGTTATGAGGGCGGTTCTCGTGTCTATATAAGTGGACAAGCAGTTACCGTTCTGCGTGGAGAATTAATTTGAAAATGCAATTCGTCACTCCCTGTCTCAAACCTAGTTTAGATTCTGTGAAAATCCCTGTCAGGTTATACACTGCTTAAGGAAACCTTTTTTTGTATACGAGTTTGTAAATCTGCCAAAAGTGTTTCTCCACTGCGTCGGGCTTCCCAAGGACCAGAGTCCCAAAGTTTAAGACTCCACTGTCCTTGCATATAATCTTCATTTTCTGAGATTGTGCCGACGTAGGTAATTGGATCAGGTGAAGTTGTGAAGTAGCGCTTGATAAAGCTGATACGACGCCCAACTACCTCACCGGCAAGCTGGGCTTCTCCCAAATTGCTGTCATCCAAAATCCTACCAGTCAATGTGTTACCACTTTGAATCAATGTCACTTCAAAACGGGTAGGAATTCCTTGTTGCCAGTAAGTTCCAAGCCAAGTGCCATTTACATCAGCCATAGGGAGTATTTCGTAACTTCAATCAAGATTTATGCTTAAACTACGAGTAATAAATATATGTTGGTCAAAGTTTTCGCATATTTCTACTGACGGGGTCAAAACCTCTAGAAAAACGCGTACTATCGTCGTACCAAGCCCCACTCAAATTTGCTCCATAGAGCTTAGCAAAGTTTAGCTTCGCTCCCCTAAGATTAGCTTCATGCAAGTTGGCACCGCTTAAGTTAGCTCGTGTCAAGTTGACACCAGCTAAGTTAGCAGCCCCAAGGTTTGCTCCCCACAGTTTAGCTTTAGCTAGGTTTGCTCCGCTTAAATCCGCTGCAAATAAATTGACTCCAGCGAGCATTGCTTGAATTAACTTGGCTCTAACAAGCTTCACTGCTGGAAAATCTCTCTCTCCTGCTACATAACGCTGCTTCAGTTCATTTGCATCCATGCTTGGTTCACCTTGCTCAGCAAACTGGAAGCTATCTGCTCCCATTCCTGGTCTAATTCTACTTTTGACTCTGACTGACCGCTACGTCTATACCAATAACGAGCATTGATCAAATCACCCTCTTTGCGGTGCAAGTAGGCGTGAACCCAAGCACTATCAGCATCGTTAGCGTCTTCTTGTACTATTTCGTGTGCAGTATCCCACTCACCTTTTTTATCATACCAAAGGCCCTGCAACGCTTTTGGCAGTGACTCAAGACATTTTGGATTTTTTTCTATAAATTGCTTGAATGTTACCGCAGTCATCATACATTTACCTAGAAAATATCAAGCCTCTATTTCTAGGATACAAATTCTAGGCTACAAATAAGTTCTGACTTATGAAAGAATTTTCATACATAGCACAGTAGCTATCTACCCTCTTAAGTAGATGTTCCCTAGCAAAGCTAGGGAACCAGACAAGTAGCTTATGTGTGAGCAACAATATCTAGCTTGAGTACTACAACTCTATTAGACTTGAGTGACATTTTCCTGATTTAATTGCTGCTCGACACTACTGATCGCAGCGTTTAGACCAGCGAGTCTAGTGTCTAGATCATCTCGCATAGTTTTGAGGAATTTCAGCTTACGCTCTAAGCGAGTTTTGCGAGACACGGGTTCGCTACCGTAGCAGTTGTTGTCCCAAAAAGGAAAAGGAAACGGAAACATAGTTTGCTTTTATAGAAACGACCTTATTTAAATTGTCGCTAAATCCTAAGCGAGATAACGGATAAGAGAGTGGGGGATAACCGACTATCGTGAGTGGGGGTTGAGCTTCCAGTAGAGTTGGATTAGTTATGTAGCCATATTATTAACAGTTTGTCTACTGTTAATAATACGCGAATTTTGTTAATTCAAGTACAAAAAAAGCTCTTTTAGCACTTATTTTTCTGGCTTTACTCAGGTGAACTATTTGATTTCATTCTTTAGATAGAAGCTTTATGAAACCGAGGCATTATAAAAAGTTATTGTACTTCGTGCGGTGAAGAGCTTATTGCTCTGTACTGGCAAGGAAAAACTACCAAACTTGAAAGCGTAAATCAGTTGCTAGTACTAACAGCTTGTATTCTTTTATCAAAGACTTCGATTTGATTTCGCCAATGTGTTGTCGGTATTCCAGACTCAAATTCTCAAAGGAAGAACAAAATCTAAGAAAATTATAAAACTTAAGTTTTTTTTATAAAATGTGATAATTTGAGAATATAGGTCAAAATACGGTGATCATTCGATAGCTATCAACCCTGCGAGACATTAGGATCTTTCTGCAAAAAGTAGAAGTCTAACATATGTCAGCCAATTTTGCTGAAAAGTGAGCTAATTGAATTAAAGTTCCTTACTAAAGTATGCTCAAAACCTTTTAAGACGGAGGGTTCTTTATTTTTTCTAGTTTTTTAGCCTCCAGTCTTCTTGTCCATTGGGCACTTTGCTTATGGATAGTGGTGTAGTTCTTGGGTGTACTGAGGTAAATACTGTCTTGCGAATAGTCTCCCATTTTTTTTGGGGGATATTGTCAACATTGTAGGTCAAAAATAATGAGTACCATCCAAGCAAAGTTTGAAGCTACTGAAACTGCTTTTCATGTAGAGGCTTACGAAAAAATTGAGTACAGCCTCATCTATGTTGATGGGGTTTTTGCAATCGAAAATCCACAACTGGCAGAAACCTATAAAAAATTTGGACGCTGCTTGGTTGTTGTAGATGCTAATGTTAATAAGCATTGCGGCAGTCAAATCGAGCAGTATTTCAAATATTACGACATTGACCTGACGGTTTTTCCGATCACGATTACTGAGCCAAACAAGACTATTGAGTCTTTTGAGAAGGTCATTGATGCGTTGGCCGAATTCAAGCTGGTTCGCAAGGAACCAGTGTTAGTAGTTGGTGGTGGACTGATTACAGATGTTGCAGGTTTTGCCTGTTCTGCTTACCAGCGCAGTAGCAACTACATTCGCATTCCTACCACTCTCATTGGTTTGATTGATGCGAGTGTTGCTATCAAAGTAGCAGTGAACCACAAGAAGCTGAAAAATCGCCTTGGTGCTTATCACGCTTCGCAAAAGGTTTTCCTGGATTTCTCGTTTTTGGGTACTTTGCCAACAGCGCAAGTCCGCAATGGAATGTCAGAACTTGTGAAAATTGCAGTGGTTAACAACAAAGAGGTTTTTGATTTGTTGGATAAGCATGGGGAAGAACTGCTTTCCACACACTTTGGCAACATTAACGCAACACCAGAAATCAAAGAAGTGGCGCATCGGGTCACTTACGAGTCTATTAAAAGTATGCTCGAGTTGGAGGTTCCTAACCTACACGAGTTAGACCTAGACCGTGTTATTGCTTTTGGTCATACTTGGAGTCCGACTCTAGAACTTGCACCTCGTGTGCCTATTTTCCACGGTCATGCAGTCAATATTGACATGGCTTTTTCTGTCACCCTTGCAGCACGACGAGGCTATATTACCAAAGAAGATCGCGATCGCATTCTCAGTCTGATGAGCCGTATCGGTCTTGCTCTGGATCATCCCCTCTTAGACGAAGAGCTTGCATGGCGTGGAAGCGAATCCATCACCTGCACACGAGGCGGTCTGCTACGAGCCGCTATGCCTAGACCAATTGGCGATTGCTTCTTTGTCAATGATTTAACTCGTGAGGAACTGGCTGCAGCGTTATCAGAGCATAAGCATCTGTGCGAAAGCTACCCTCGTGGTGGCGATGGCGTAGAACTCTACCCAGATGCTTACAACCCAGAACTTGTTGGGAGTGAAGCCTAATGTCGCAAGTTGTCGAAAAGCCAACCGCTAGACCTGTTACACCATTGGGGATTTTAGCTAAGCAGCTAGAAACCATTTTGCAGACACTTGATAAGATGTCTGCTGATGAGCTACAAGCTAACCTCAATCAAGCATGGCTTTTGGCAGCAGGTTTAGATCCCTATTTAGAAGAATGTACCACCCGTGAATCACCAGCCTTAGCAGCGCTAGCTCAAAAAACGGCTCAGGAAGCTTGGAATCAAAGGTTCCACGAGGGAGCGACAGTACGAGAACTAGAACAGGAAATGCTTTCTGGACATGTGGAAGGGCAAACGCTCAAGATGTTTACCCACATGATCAAAGCTAAGAAAGTGTTGGAAGTTGGTATGTTCACTGGCTATTCTGCATTGGCGATCGCAGAAGCTTTACCGTCTGATGGAGAACTGGTCGCTTGTGAAGTTGACCCTTACACCGCAGAGTTCGCGCAAGCTGCTTTCCGGGAGTCTCCCCACGGTGGAAAAATTCGCGTCGAAGTGGGTCCAGCACTCTCAACTTTGCAGAAACTGGCAGATGCAGGGCAGTCATTTGATTTTGTGTTTATTGACGCAGATAAACGCGAGTATGTCAAGTACTTCCAAACTTTGTTGGAGACAGATTTGCTCGTTCCTGGAGGGTTTATCTGTGTAGACAACACTCTACTTCAAGGGCAAGTCTATCTTCCAGAAGAAAATCGCACTCCCAACGGTGAGGCTATTGCTCAGTTTAACCAGGTTGTCGCCGCCGATTCGCGTGTGGAACAGGTATTGTTGCCACTGCGAGATGGCTTGACGATTATTCGACGCTTACCGTAATTGTCATCCATTGAGCCTGCACTCTTGTTGTGTACACAGAACTCAGAATTGCAAATCACGAAAACCGCACTTATACTGTTCCCTTTTAGTTAGTTCTTAGCTGTAGTGAGTTCTGAGTTCTGAGTTCTTCAATGACTCTGGTTTCTTACCTCCTTCTCTTATAGCCATGATAGGTGAAGGAGGAAATTTAAAATTTATATATTATTATTTTGTTCGCGCAGCCTCGTGCCCGTAGGGCATATTTGTGATATTCGCGAATGCGTGAATGTTTTATAAATGTAGAGTTATGGCTACTTAGCAGACAATTTCATACAGTTGAATTTGTACTCTTGCAATTTTTCTCAATTGCGAAACTATGAATTATAAATCACGATTTATGAGGCACGATCTCTTCCCTTATAATCTAATACAGAAGCAACATCATCAAGTTCTTTTGTGGCACAAGTAAAAGCTTTATTCCAGAACCTTGCGACCTTGACAATACTTTTTTTAGTGTTGCCCATTAACGCTGCTATAGTTCTGGCATCTCTATTTTGGAATCGCTTAAGGCGTCTTGTTCGTCCTCAGACAGTTGTCGCTGCAAACCGCAAAAATATCTTGATTAGCGGTGCCAAAATGACGAAGGCGTTACAGCTTGCCCGTTGTTTTCACGCTGCGGGACATAGAGTTATTTTAATAGAAACCCACAAATACTGGTTATCGGGACATCGGTTTTCTGATGCAGTTTCTCGCTTTTATACAACTCCTATCCCACAGTATGACCCAGAAGCTTATATCCAAGCTTTACTAGACATTGTTAAGAAAGAAAACATTGATGTCTATGTTCCTGTCACGAGTCCAGTTGCGAGTTACTATGAGTCTTTAGCAAAGCCTGCACTCTCACACTACTGCGAAGTTTTTCACTTTGACGCTGATGTCACCCAAATGCAGGATGATAAGTTTGCTTTCAGTGAAAAAGCAAGAGCGTTTGGCTTATCGGTTCCCAAGTCCTTCAAAATCACCAACCCTGAACAAGTTCTGAATTTTGATTTTTCTGGGGAAACTCGCAAATATATTCTCAAAAGCATTCCTTACGACTCAGTATGGCGCTTAGATTTAACTAAGCTACCTTGCGATACCCCTGAGGAAACAGCAGCATTTGTCAGGAGTTTGCCAATCAGTCCAGAAAAACCCTGGATTATGCAAGAGTTTATTCCTGGCAAGGAATTTTGCACTCACAGCACAGTCAAAAATGGAGAATTACGGTTGCACTGCTGTGCAGAATCTTCAGCTTTTCAAGTCAATTACGAAAATGTAGAAAACCCGAAAATTCTAGAATGGGTAAGGCATTTTGTTGGAAAACTGGGAATTACTGGACAAGTTTCCTTTGATTTTATCCAAGCTCAAGACGGGACAGTTTACGCTATTGAATGTAATCCCCGAGCGCATTCGGCAATTACAATGTTTTACAACCACCCACAAGTGGCAGATGCTTATTTGAGTGAAGAACCCTTCACTCAACCTCTCCAACCACTGCCAAACAGTAAGCCGACATACTGGACATATCACGAACTATGGCGACTGACTGGTATTCGTTCCTTTGCCCAATTGCGAACTTGGATACGCAATTTTTTAAGAGGTACTGATGCCGTTTACAAACTGGATGATCCACTGCCGTTTCTGATGCTACACCACTGGCAAATTCCCTTGCTTTTGTTCAAAAATCTGCGGCAACTCAAAGGTTGGACAAAGATTGATTTTAATATTGGTAAACTTGTGGAATTAGGTGGCGATTGAATTAAGGCAAGAAAGTTGTTAATGTAACAGCTGTTAATTATACAAGATTCCATAAGTGAGATTTTAAGAGGTTTTTTTCTCTGTTAAGAGCTTTAAGAAGAATCCTTACAAACGGTCTAATCCGAAATTCGGTCATCAAGTGCTACTCCTGAAAATGAAATAGCCTTAGATTGTTTCACTTGTCACTAATTATGGTATGTATATTCTTTAGAGGTTTTTCTGAAGGTAACTTAAATACAAGCGTGTTTTAACAAAAAACTTTGTTCATATAATTGATCAGCGCAATACATCAAAAACTTGTCACTATTGTAGTCAGAGGCAAGATACGTCACTTGACAAATGTACTTGTTTCTGTAGGGTTGGCATTGTTATCGACTGGGATGTTAATGATATCTAGTCGTAATATCTTACTGCGGTTCATGGCGCGGCTCGTACCACACAAACTAGTTTCAGTTTGCAGTGTATTTGGAGTTATCCAAGAAATCAACACGTTTATACATGTTTATAAAAGCAGGTGAGTCAGAGAATTTTAGCTTGGTAATTTTGGACTGGACTAAATAAAAAATAATTGGCGTCTACTATTTTACACGGAGAAATAGAACTTGTTAGGAACTACTTCAGCATCCAAGAAGCTTGCTCAAATGGTCTATGGTTACTGGCAAAGCCAGTGCCTTTATATAGCAACAAACTTAGGTATACCTAACCTCTTACAGTCGGAATCAATGACTGTAGAAGCAATAGCAAAAGCAACCTCTACGAAAGTAGAAACTCTTTATGTTCTTCTCCGTGCTTTAGCTCATTTAGGGGTGTTCGTAGAAAAGCCCGGACGTGTATTTGCAGCAACAGAACTCTCCCAACTGCTGATTACAAATGCAGGACCTTCTGTTGGACATTTCCTGATGCATATTACAGAACCCAGTATGTGGGATGCTTGGAGGGAATTAGGAGACTCATTGAAAACAGGGGAAGTCGCTTTTGAGAGGGCACATGGCAAGAAATTCTACGAATTCTTCATGACGGAAAACCCCGATAGCAGAAATCTGTTCAATAATGCCATGAGCTTTTTAACGAATCAAGCAATTGATTCGTTGTTTGAGGTGTATGATTTCGGTCAATTTGATACAGTTATGGACGTTGGAGGCAATCAAGGCGCACTGATTGCCTATATTGTCAAAAAATTTGGCTGTAAAGGTATATTGTTTGATTTACCGCATGAGGTTGAGACAGCACCAGATTACCTATCAAAGCAGGGACTCGACGAAAATCAAGTGAAAGTCATTGGTGGTAATGCCTTGGAGGAGATACCAAAGGGTGCAGATGCGATCGTGATGAAGTATTTTCTTTCCGTATTCAGTTCGCAAGACACAATCAAAGTACTAACTGGGTGTAAAAAAGCTCTCCCAAAAGAAGGTAAAGTTATACTTCTACAGACACTTGTTCCACCTCGTGGTG
This portion of the Brasilonema sennae CENA114 genome encodes:
- a CDS encoding multicopper oxidase family protein — encoded protein: MKIVALAGGTVLLPVGLQYRGYTQTVSGTVAPFTLSFRTPPVLNPVRSDSTTDYYQIRMQKGQVDILPGRTTEVWGYNGIFPGPIIKQRANRVSTVRFINNLDVNTCVHLHGMTSSPQYDGYTLDFISPGYYKDYVYPNSRAANFWYHDHGLAQTARNVYMGLAGMYIVQDDQELALPLPKGNYDIPLIIQDRQFASDNSLIFDNRNQTSVMGDTIVVNGVPWPRMEVANRKYRFRVLNASSSRSYGLALSTGDALTVIGTDGGLMSAPVNTQNIRLAPAERYDLIIDFSRYPLGTQVELQNLPLPNNLVFANTDKIMRFDVVRSETDDSVVPSTLRNIQSIPESSAVRTRDFTVQQRADGVWAINGNGWDRNRVDANPQLEDVEIWTFRNTANLSFHPMHLHLIDARILDRNGQPPFPYEVGLKDVFYVGENETVRVIGRFRPFAGKFMYHCHNMVHEDRDMMSQFQVGQGGINPMSAPARPLPAPPL
- the fghA gene encoding S-formylglutathione hydrolase, which gives rise to MTNPNLTSEYKSFGGKLGFYSHPSSTCNGEMRFAVYQPPQATQKPVPVLYFLSGLASTEENFMIKAGAQQYAAKYGIMLVAPDTSPRNTGIPGEDDDSDFGTGAGFYVDATVEPWASHYRMYSYVVQELPALIAEHFPAQPEKQGIFGHSMGGHGALVCALRNPQQYKSVSAFAPIAAPMRCPWGEKAFSRYLGEDKESWRAYDASELVRQTEYHSPILIDQGTADKFLSQQLLPEVFEQVCAAVNQPLNLRYQDGYDHSYYFIASFIEDHIRHHALSLTV
- a CDS encoding PhzF family phenazine biosynthesis protein yields the protein MGQTITQVDAFSNTPFAGNPAAVCILPTPQSEDWMQKVAQEMNLSETAFLVRQEDGFALRWFTPTTEVPLCGHATLASAHVLWSQGHLLPDEVARFHTKSGVLIAKKHGNWIELDFPVNYSEEIAAPPELGEALGVPIRTVMKNSLGYLVEVESEDLVRQMQPNFQLLKALPLAKVIVTSLTHEDSEYDFVSRFFAPGVGINEDPVTGAAHCCLAPFWRDRLGKDEFLAYQASSRGGVLKVRYEGGSRVYISGQAVTVLRGELI
- a CDS encoding pentapeptide repeat-containing protein, which produces MDANELKQRYVAGERDFPAVKLVRAKLIQAMLAGVNLFAADLSGANLAKAKLWGANLGAANLAGVNLTRANLSGANLHEANLRGAKLNFAKLYGANLSGAWYDDSTRFSRGFDPVSRNMRKL
- a CDS encoding sedoheptulose 7-phosphate cyclase, which gives rise to MSTIQAKFEATETAFHVEAYEKIEYSLIYVDGVFAIENPQLAETYKKFGRCLVVVDANVNKHCGSQIEQYFKYYDIDLTVFPITITEPNKTIESFEKVIDALAEFKLVRKEPVLVVGGGLITDVAGFACSAYQRSSNYIRIPTTLIGLIDASVAIKVAVNHKKLKNRLGAYHASQKVFLDFSFLGTLPTAQVRNGMSELVKIAVVNNKEVFDLLDKHGEELLSTHFGNINATPEIKEVAHRVTYESIKSMLELEVPNLHELDLDRVIAFGHTWSPTLELAPRVPIFHGHAVNIDMAFSVTLAARRGYITKEDRDRILSLMSRIGLALDHPLLDEELAWRGSESITCTRGGLLRAAMPRPIGDCFFVNDLTREELAAALSEHKHLCESYPRGGDGVELYPDAYNPELVGSEA
- a CDS encoding O-methyltransferase, which produces MSQVVEKPTARPVTPLGILAKQLETILQTLDKMSADELQANLNQAWLLAAGLDPYLEECTTRESPALAALAQKTAQEAWNQRFHEGATVRELEQEMLSGHVEGQTLKMFTHMIKAKKVLEVGMFTGYSALAIAEALPSDGELVACEVDPYTAEFAQAAFRESPHGGKIRVEVGPALSTLQKLADAGQSFDFVFIDADKREYVKYFQTLLETDLLVPGGFICVDNTLLQGQVYLPEENRTPNGEAIAQFNQVVAADSRVEQVLLPLRDGLTIIRRLP
- a CDS encoding ATP-grasp domain-containing protein; the protein is MAQVKALFQNLATLTILFLVLPINAAIVLASLFWNRLRRLVRPQTVVAANRKNILISGAKMTKALQLARCFHAAGHRVILIETHKYWLSGHRFSDAVSRFYTTPIPQYDPEAYIQALLDIVKKENIDVYVPVTSPVASYYESLAKPALSHYCEVFHFDADVTQMQDDKFAFSEKARAFGLSVPKSFKITNPEQVLNFDFSGETRKYILKSIPYDSVWRLDLTKLPCDTPEETAAFVRSLPISPEKPWIMQEFIPGKEFCTHSTVKNGELRLHCCAESSAFQVNYENVENPKILEWVRHFVGKLGITGQVSFDFIQAQDGTVYAIECNPRAHSAITMFYNHPQVADAYLSEEPFTQPLQPLPNSKPTYWTYHELWRLTGIRSFAQLRTWIRNFLRGTDAVYKLDDPLPFLMLHHWQIPLLLFKNLRQLKGWTKIDFNIGKLVELGGD
- a CDS encoding acetylserotonin O-methyltransferase; protein product: MLGTTSASKKLAQMVYGYWQSQCLYIATNLGIPNLLQSESMTVEAIAKATSTKVETLYVLLRALAHLGVFVEKPGRVFAATELSQLLITNAGPSVGHFLMHITEPSMWDAWRELGDSLKTGEVAFERAHGKKFYEFFMTENPDSRNLFNNAMSFLTNQAIDSLFEVYDFGQFDTVMDVGGNQGALIAYIVKKFGCKGILFDLPHEVETAPDYLSKQGLDENQVKVIGGNALEEIPKGADAIVMKYFLSVFSSQDTIKVLTGCKKALPKEGKVILLQTLVPPRGAPVEYPDGTIPALAAVQMMVTNPGGYWRTEQEYKELFETSGFQLEKVIYTGTSLTVMEFSTLS